One window of the Etheostoma spectabile isolate EspeVRDwgs_2016 chromosome 16, UIUC_Espe_1.0, whole genome shotgun sequence genome contains the following:
- the LOC116704622 gene encoding calpain small subunit 1 produces MHLANSFIKGLVNVVSNIDPAQFKPSAPPPQRRPLNFAESQDTEEDKQFRRVFQQLAGDDMEVSPNELMTILNKIIGKRGDLKTDGFSIESCRSMVAVMDSDSTGKLGFDEFKYMWNNIKRWQAVYMKFDADRSGTICSEELPKAFHAAGFPLNDQLFKLIIRRYSDEHGTMDFDNFIGCLVRLDAMCRAFKTLDKDNSGTIDLDIKEWLQLTMYS; encoded by the exons ATGCATCTGGCAAATTCTTTTATCAAAGGCCTCGTTAATGTTGTGAG CAACATCGACCCGGCTCAGTTTAAGCCTTCAGCCCCT cCCCCTCAACGCAGGCCTTTGAACTTCGCCGAGTCTCAGGACACCGAAGAGGACAAACAGTTTCGTCGAGTTTTCCAACAGCTGGCTGGAGAT gACATGGAGGTGAGCCCCAATGAGCTGATGACCATCCTCAATAAAATCATCGGCAAAC GTGGAGACCTGAAGACGGACGGTTTCAGCATCGAGTCCTGCAGGAGCATGGTCGCTGTCATGGAC agcgacAGCACCGGTAAACTGGGCTTCGACGAGTTCAAGTACATGTGGAACAACATCAAGAGATGGCAG GCTGTTTACATGAAGTTTGACGCCGATAGGTCCGGTACGATCTGCTCTGAGGAACTGCCAAAAGCCTTCCATGCTGCAG gtttCCCTCTGAACGACCAGCTCTTCAAGCTGATCATCCGTCGCTATAGCGACGAGCACGGCACCATGGACTTTGACAATTTCATTGGTTGTCTGGTGCGACTGGACGCCATGTGCA GAGCCTTTAAAACTCTGGATAAAGATAACAGTGGCACCATCGACCTGGACATAAAGGAG TGGCTCCAGCTGACGATGTATTCCTGA
- the LOC116704749 gene encoding CD5 antigen-like: MGRVLVLFTLLWSSGFLPGFQTEEEDIDDMRLMGGSSRCSGVLEVKRQGKWREVDDGDWDLKLADVVCRHLDCGSVVRASSKRRSKPSSRITPSCLESGPRLKKCLTKRYQVEATSLEIICSDSVRLVNGTSLCSGRLESKVYPVYPDLVLSV, from the exons ATGGGTCGTGTACTGGTGCTGTTTACGTTGCTCTGGAGCTCAG gaTTCCTCCCAGGTTTCCAGACAGAGGAAGAAG ATATTGATGATATGCGGTTGATGGGAGGATCCAGCCGCTGTTCTGGTGTGCTGGAGGTGAAGAGACAGGGAAAGTGGAGAGAAGTGGATGACGGTGACTGGGACCTGAAGTTAGCAGACGTAGTTTGCAGACATCTGGACTGTGGCTCTGTGGTTCGAGCTTCATCAAAAAGACGTTCAAAACCTTCTAGCAGAATCACACCTTCCTGTCTCGAGTCTGGACCTagattaaagaaatgtttaacaAAGAGGTACCAGGTTGAGGCTACCAGTTTGGAGATCATCTGCTCAg aCTCTGTCAGGCTGGTGAATGGGACTAGTCTGTGTTCAGGCAGACTGGAGAGTAAAGTCTACCCAGTCTACccagacctggtcctcagtgtgTGA